A window from Leptolyngbyaceae cyanobacterium encodes these proteins:
- the tatC gene encoding twin-arginine translocase subunit TatC → MPQNLDMTDTEINSKTRNEYLDELPGEVEMSLFDHLEELRWRIFYSLIAVVVGIAGCFFFVKPLVKLLEVPAQGVKFLQLAPGEFFFVSLKVAGYSGLLLATPFILYQVTMFVLPGLTRRERRLVGPVVLGSSFLFVTGLVFAYSLLIPAALKFFINYGAGVVEQLWSIDRYFEFVLLLLFSTGLAFQIPVIQVLLGLLGIVSSKQMLSGWRFVCLGAVILGAVLTPSTDPLTQGLLAGAVLGLYFGGTGLVMLLGK, encoded by the coding sequence ATGCCACAAAACTTAGACATGACAGATACAGAAATCAACAGCAAGACAAGAAACGAATATCTTGATGAATTACCGGGCGAAGTAGAGATGTCCCTGTTCGACCACTTAGAAGAGTTGCGGTGGCGCATTTTCTACTCTTTGATTGCTGTCGTGGTGGGAATAGCAGGTTGCTTCTTTTTTGTCAAGCCGCTGGTTAAGTTGCTGGAAGTGCCAGCACAAGGAGTAAAGTTTCTCCAATTAGCTCCAGGGGAATTCTTTTTTGTCTCTTTGAAAGTAGCTGGATATAGTGGGTTACTTTTAGCTACTCCGTTTATTCTGTACCAGGTTACGATGTTTGTCTTACCTGGATTAACTCGCCGGGAACGTCGGTTAGTAGGCCCAGTAGTTCTGGGATCTAGTTTTCTATTTGTGACAGGACTAGTTTTTGCTTATTCGCTTTTAATACCAGCAGCCCTTAAATTCTTTATTAATTATGGAGCAGGTGTAGTAGAGCAGTTGTGGTCGATCGATCGCTATTTTGAATTTGTTTTACTTTTATTATTTAGTACTGGTTTAGCTTTTCAAATTCCCGTTATTCAAGTTTTGTTAGGTTTGTTGGGAATTGTATCTTCTAAACAAATGTTATCTGGTTGGCGATTTGTTTGTTTGGGAGCGGTAATTTTGGGTGCTGTTCTCACTCCCTCTACTGACCCTTTAACTCAAGGTCTTTTGGCAGGGGCAGTACTTGGTTTATATTTCGGCGGTACTGGTTTAGTAATGTTGTTAGGAAAGTAA
- a CDS encoding HAD family hydrolase encodes MVTIRCREVIFTNIQAVIFDKDGTLENSEEFLRNLGQKRSRLIDAQIPGTGEPLLMAFGINGNTLDPTGLMAVGSRRENEIAAAAYIAETGRGWLESLAIARRAFEEADQYLKNTPPSPLFVGCLEVLDFLSKAGLKLGILSASRTARVKEFVQRHQLSDFIQLEMGVDEGPSKPDPTLFLQACQKLGVEPSTTLMVGDSPGDIEMARNAGAAGCIGICWGSAAAAHLEKADVVISQLDEIQIKDEG; translated from the coding sequence TTGGTTACTATTCGCTGTCGGGAAGTGATTTTTACTAATATTCAAGCAGTTATCTTTGATAAAGATGGCACGCTAGAAAATTCTGAGGAATTTTTGCGGAACTTGGGACAAAAACGATCGCGTTTGATCGATGCTCAAATTCCCGGTACTGGCGAACCCTTGTTAATGGCGTTCGGCATTAATGGCAATACTCTCGATCCTACTGGTTTGATGGCGGTTGGCAGTCGTCGAGAAAATGAGATTGCAGCGGCGGCTTATATTGCCGAGACTGGTCGAGGATGGTTAGAATCTTTAGCGATCGCGCGACGCGCTTTTGAAGAAGCCGACCAATATTTGAAAAATACTCCTCCTTCCCCACTGTTCGTTGGCTGTTTGGAAGTGCTAGATTTTCTATCCAAAGCTGGCTTAAAATTAGGAATTCTGTCAGCGTCCAGAACTGCACGAGTGAAAGAATTTGTCCAGCGGCATCAATTGAGCGATTTCATACAGTTAGAAATGGGCGTAGATGAAGGCCCAAGTAAACCAGACCCCACTTTATTTTTACAAGCTTGCCAAAAACTAGGAGTAGAGCCAAGTACCACTTTGATGGTCGGTGATTCCCCAGGCGATATTGAAATGGCTCGTAATGCTGGCGCGGCAGGTTGTATCGGTATCTGTTGGGGAAGTGCGGCGGCGGCTCATTTGGAAAAAGCAGATGTAGTGATATCCCAATTAGACGAAATTCAAATCAAGGATGAAGGATGA
- a CDS encoding 30S ribosomal protein S1, whose translation MVNQKTAIAEIGFTHDDFAALLDKYDYHFNPGDIVAGTVFSIEPRGALIDIGAKTAAYIPIQEMSINRVDAPEEVLQSNETREFYILTDENEEGQLTLSIRRIEYMRAWERVRQLQAEDATVRSGVFATNRGGALVRIEGLRGFIPGSHISTRKPKEDLVGEELPLKFLEVDEDRNRLVLSHRRALVERKMNRLEVGEVVIGSVRGIKPYGAFIDIGGVSGLLHISEISHEHIDTPHSVFNVNDEIKVMIIDLDAERGRISLSTKQLEPEPGDMIRNRERVYEQAEEMAAKYREQLRAKQQGNAAAAATPEATAEVEPEPTVEDIPEEEFVSATED comes from the coding sequence ATGGTCAATCAGAAAACAGCAATCGCAGAAATTGGATTTACGCACGACGACTTTGCCGCTCTACTAGATAAGTATGATTATCACTTTAATCCTGGTGATATTGTAGCTGGTACGGTTTTCAGTATAGAGCCAAGAGGTGCTCTGATTGACATAGGTGCTAAAACAGCCGCATATATTCCCATTCAAGAGATGTCAATTAACCGGGTTGACGCTCCAGAGGAAGTGCTGCAATCTAACGAAACTCGTGAGTTTTACATCCTTACAGATGAAAACGAAGAAGGACAATTAACTCTATCCATTCGCCGTATCGAGTATATGCGGGCTTGGGAAAGAGTACGTCAATTGCAAGCGGAAGATGCCACTGTCCGCTCTGGCGTGTTTGCGACCAATCGCGGTGGCGCTTTGGTGAGAATTGAAGGCTTGCGTGGCTTTATTCCTGGTTCCCATATTAGCACCCGCAAACCCAAGGAAGACCTAGTGGGTGAAGAACTGCCACTGAAGTTTCTAGAAGTAGATGAAGACCGCAACCGTTTGGTTTTGAGTCACCGACGGGCGCTGGTTGAGCGTAAGATGAACCGCTTAGAAGTAGGCGAAGTAGTGATTGGTTCAGTACGTGGAATCAAACCCTACGGTGCCTTTATTGACATTGGTGGTGTCAGCGGTCTGCTGCACATTTCGGAAATTTCCCACGAGCATATCGATACTCCTCACAGCGTTTTCAATGTCAATGATGAAATTAAGGTCATGATCATTGATTTGGATGCTGAGAGAGGTAGAATTTCTCTTTCAACCAAGCAGCTTGAACCCGAACCGGGTGACATGATCAGAAACCGCGAGCGCGTCTATGAACAGGCGGAAGAAATGGCGGCTAAGTATCGGGAGCAGTTACGCGCTAAACAACAAGGTAACGCAGCAGCGGCAGCTACTCCAGAAGCTACAGCAGAAGTCGAACCAGAACCGACAGTGGAAGATATTCCAGAAGAAGAATTCGTATCTGCTACAGAAGATTAA
- the nrdR gene encoding transcriptional regulator NrdR, whose translation MRCPFCNYPDNRVLESRSAEAGQSIRRRRECLRCKRRFTTYEQIEFVPVTVIKRDNRRECFDRSKLLRGIVRACEKTGIPQLQIESFVDEVESDLQQRDVREVTSSEIGELVLQKLRSISEVAYVRFASVYRQFQSIRDFVDTLNHLSTSTSTPALNKPAEMCGEMYLEDTSESKTPASFVTHS comes from the coding sequence ATGCGCTGTCCTTTCTGCAACTACCCAGATAATCGCGTCCTGGAATCCCGTTCTGCAGAAGCAGGGCAAAGTATCCGGCGAAGGCGAGAATGTCTGAGGTGTAAGCGTCGTTTCACTACTTACGAACAAATCGAATTTGTTCCGGTTACAGTGATCAAGCGGGATAATCGGAGAGAGTGTTTCGATCGTTCTAAACTCTTGCGGGGAATAGTTCGCGCCTGCGAAAAAACCGGGATTCCCCAACTTCAAATCGAATCTTTCGTTGATGAAGTTGAATCGGATCTCCAGCAACGAGACGTAAGAGAAGTTACCAGCAGCGAAATTGGTGAACTGGTTCTCCAAAAACTGCGATCGATCAGCGAAGTTGCTTACGTCCGCTTTGCCTCTGTTTACCGTCAATTCCAAAGCATCAGAGATTTTGTAGATACCTTAAACCATCTCAGTACAAGCACTTCAACTCCTGCACTAAATAAACCAGCAGAAATGTGTGGTGAAATGTACTTAGAAGATACCTCCGAATCAAAAACTCCTGCTTCTTTTGTCACTCATTCTTAA
- a CDS encoding photosystem II reaction center protein T yields the protein MESIAYILIFTLALGVLFFAIAFREPPRIEKK from the coding sequence ATGGAAAGCATTGCTTACATTTTGATTTTCACCTTAGCTTTGGGCGTTCTCTTCTTTGCGATCGCTTTCCGCGAACCCCCTCGCATTGAAAAGAAATAA
- the psbB gene encoding photosystem II chlorophyll-binding protein CP47, whose protein sequence is MGLPWYRVHTVVLNDPGRLISVHLMHTALVAGWAGSMALYELAIYDPSDPVLNPMWRQGMFVMPFMARLGVTDSWGGWSIIPNKAVIDPGFWSFEGVAAAHIVLSGLLFLAAVWHWVYWDLELFRDPRTGEPALDLPKMFGIHLFLSGLLCFGFGAFHLSGLFGPGMWVSDPYGLTGSVQPVAPAWGPEGFNPYNPGGIVAHHIAAGVVGIIAGLFHLTVRPPERLYKALRMGNIETVLSSSIAAVFFAAFVVAGTMWYGSAATPIELFGPTRYQWDQGYFQQEINRRVQASVAEGASLSEAYAAIPEKLAFYDYVGNSPAKGGLFRVGPMNKGDGIAQGWLGHPVFKDAEGRELTVRRMPNFFETFPVVLTDKDGVIRADIPFRRAESRYSFEQAGVTVSFYGGALDGKTFSDPTDVKQFARKAQLGEPIEFDRATLNSDGVFRTSTRGWFTFGHAVFALLFFFGHIWHGSRTLFRDVFAGVDPELSEEQVEWGFYQKVGDKTTRKEAV, encoded by the coding sequence ATGGGACTACCCTGGTACCGAGTACATACAGTTGTCCTGAACGACCCAGGCCGGCTGATTTCTGTACACCTAATGCACACTGCCCTGGTGGCAGGGTGGGCCGGTTCTATGGCCTTGTACGAACTAGCAATTTATGACCCCAGCGATCCAGTCCTGAACCCCATGTGGCGTCAAGGGATGTTCGTGATGCCATTCATGGCCCGTTTGGGGGTAACAGACTCTTGGGGCGGTTGGAGCATCATTCCTAACAAGGCGGTTATCGATCCTGGCTTCTGGAGCTTTGAAGGCGTTGCTGCCGCTCACATCGTTCTTTCCGGTCTGCTGTTCCTAGCTGCCGTTTGGCACTGGGTTTACTGGGATCTGGAACTCTTCAGAGATCCCCGCACTGGGGAACCTGCCCTTGACTTGCCAAAAATGTTTGGCATTCACCTATTTTTGTCCGGTCTGCTTTGCTTTGGTTTCGGTGCTTTCCACTTGTCAGGACTATTTGGCCCTGGAATGTGGGTATCCGACCCCTACGGTTTGACGGGAAGCGTCCAACCCGTAGCGCCAGCATGGGGGCCGGAAGGCTTTAACCCGTACAATCCTGGTGGCATCGTCGCTCACCATATTGCTGCGGGTGTGGTCGGAATCATTGCTGGGTTGTTCCACTTAACCGTTCGTCCACCAGAGCGCTTGTATAAAGCTCTCCGGATGGGGAACATCGAAACCGTACTTTCCAGCAGTATCGCCGCAGTATTCTTTGCTGCCTTCGTGGTGGCAGGTACGATGTGGTACGGCAGCGCAGCTACACCGATCGAACTATTTGGCCCGACCCGCTATCAGTGGGATCAAGGTTATTTCCAACAAGAAATTAACCGTCGCGTACAAGCTAGCGTGGCAGAAGGTGCAAGTCTTTCGGAAGCTTACGCCGCTATTCCAGAAAAACTGGCTTTCTATGACTATGTTGGTAACAGCCCTGCCAAAGGCGGTCTGTTCCGCGTCGGCCCGATGAACAAGGGTGATGGAATTGCCCAAGGATGGCTGGGCCACCCCGTATTCAAAGATGCTGAAGGCCGCGAGTTGACCGTTCGCCGGATGCCCAACTTCTTTGAAACTTTCCCCGTGGTTCTCACCGACAAAGATGGAGTTATCCGTGCAGATATTCCATTCCGTCGTGCTGAATCCAGATATAGCTTCGAGCAAGCAGGCGTTACTGTTAGTTTCTACGGTGGCGCACTAGATGGGAAAACCTTTAGCGACCCAACAGATGTGAAGCAATTTGCTCGTAAGGCTCAATTGGGCGAACCAATTGAGTTCGATCGGGCCACCCTCAATTCTGACGGTGTATTCCGCACCAGCACTCGCGGTTGGTTTACTTTCGGACACGCCGTATTTGCGCTGCTGTTCTTCTTCGGTCATATTTGGCACGGATCTCGGACTCTGTTCCGCGATGTGTTTGCTGGTGTAGACCCAGAACTGTCGGAAGAGCAAGTAGAATGGGGCTTCTATCAAAAAGTGGGTGACAAAACTACCCGCAAAGAGGCTGTTTAA
- a CDS encoding EH signature domain-containing protein yields the protein MNFQFRQMQLPPSPSQWEPTKLKRASERIIDKLVINLNIRKIKTNSPRSVDEIITDIQNGQDDCITQLEWVYCLYAKTEWDRKHPDLAKQTSQLIWQVATHDSWLKYRLFWHLALHYSKFNTVAIKYKQLSLIPSSLVETFPEFAIRVTGNDGLPVQLIRTLSQKDAAQNLAKISWQYLRTPQELLETANLPSAISQATIALDCIAGIFAKNQLSNRQEVEWLLRCLQQMSSQQQIASVEELLDKVSSQIVTRLSKIVEWLQQQYSPIHHESKWHQFSDSAKANLSQWIGTINYGYFQTLIDLLIRMLELPDEERQQLEERRDFWANYSDRIQRIRLILPQSSLDSLGYQLQIAVDTLAENNKETTEICIFDLGNYFVVEFLRGAGKEARLLPRQPNIELMLFGPSQLSAKRLRQLGGEICDRVCYWQPNCEKLLREKKIYPNSAIDYFFGLPKHQGKYDSNNGLSLPSPKEQKERDAKLKQWHREMEKLEK from the coding sequence ATGAATTTTCAGTTCCGTCAAATGCAACTGCCGCCTAGCCCTTCCCAGTGGGAACCAACTAAACTAAAAAGGGCTAGTGAAAGAATCATTGATAAATTAGTAATTAACCTAAATATTCGCAAAATAAAGACAAATTCACCACGCTCTGTTGACGAAATTATTACAGATATTCAAAATGGACAAGACGATTGCATAACTCAATTAGAATGGGTTTATTGTCTTTATGCCAAAACCGAGTGGGATCGCAAACATCCCGACCTTGCCAAACAAACATCTCAACTAATTTGGCAAGTAGCAACTCATGATTCTTGGCTGAAATATCGTTTGTTTTGGCATTTAGCTCTTCATTACAGTAAATTTAATACTGTTGCAATTAAATATAAGCAATTAAGCTTAATACCTTCATCCTTAGTTGAAACTTTCCCTGAGTTTGCAATTCGCGTTACTGGAAATGATGGTTTACCAGTTCAATTAATCAGAACTCTTTCCCAAAAAGACGCTGCTCAAAATTTAGCTAAAATTAGCTGGCAATATCTTCGCACTCCCCAAGAACTTTTAGAAACTGCCAACTTGCCTAGTGCAATTTCCCAAGCTACTATAGCACTCGATTGCATCGCCGGAATTTTTGCTAAAAATCAACTTTCTAATCGACAAGAAGTAGAATGGTTGTTGCGGTGTCTTCAACAGATGTCATCTCAACAGCAAATAGCATCTGTGGAAGAGCTACTCGACAAAGTTTCGAGCCAAATAGTTACCCGTCTGAGCAAAATTGTTGAATGGCTGCAACAGCAATATTCTCCCATTCATCATGAATCAAAATGGCACCAATTTTCCGACTCTGCCAAGGCTAATCTCAGCCAATGGATCGGTACGATTAATTACGGTTACTTTCAAACTTTAATCGATTTATTAATTAGAATGCTCGAATTGCCAGACGAAGAAAGGCAGCAATTAGAAGAAAGGCGAGATTTTTGGGCAAATTATAGCGATCGCATTCAAAGAATTCGCCTTATTTTACCCCAGTCTTCGCTCGACAGCCTGGGCTATCAACTGCAAATAGCTGTTGATACTTTGGCTGAAAATAACAAGGAAACGACCGAAATTTGTATCTTTGATTTAGGCAATTATTTCGTTGTAGAATTTCTGCGAGGAGCGGGTAAGGAAGCTCGGCTGTTACCCCGCCAGCCTAACATCGAATTAATGTTATTTGGCCCTTCTCAATTATCCGCGAAACGTCTCCGACAACTAGGGGGCGAAATTTGCGATCGCGTTTGCTACTGGCAACCAAATTGTGAAAAGTTACTAAGAGAAAAGAAAATTTACCCCAATTCTGCTATTGATTACTTTTTTGGTTTACCCAAGCATCAGGGTAAATACGATTCAAACAATGGGTTATCTCTCCCTTCCCCAAAAGAGCAAAAGGAAAGAGACGCCAAATTAAAACAATGGCACAGAGAAATGGAAAAACTGGAAAAATAA
- a CDS encoding OmpA family protein encodes MRDLYTSEIESEIEEAEDSSVLLSIGDLMSGLLMFFALLFITVQIQLNEHIQKLNEKIREVEKLQQELQQYQKAFQALPQLIVQTLEGKVGGKDVLTVDPETGDVSIRDRILFDEASAELKPEGKKFLQAFIPLYSKVIFSNPEFDKQIARVIIEGHTSSKGSDPSNLNLSLQRSKSVADYILSDEMKFPAKSRFKQKLLAAGRGEIDATQNVDEPRDRKVVFRFQFRRENLVELYNKFPKK; translated from the coding sequence ATGAGAGATTTATATACCTCTGAAATCGAATCGGAAATCGAAGAAGCAGAAGATTCTAGCGTCTTACTTTCCATCGGCGATTTAATGTCCGGTTTGCTGATGTTTTTCGCACTTCTGTTTATCACCGTACAAATTCAGCTAAACGAACATATCCAAAAGTTGAATGAAAAAATTCGTGAAGTGGAAAAACTGCAACAAGAGTTGCAACAATACCAAAAGGCGTTTCAAGCACTCCCCCAACTGATCGTGCAAACTCTAGAGGGGAAGGTAGGAGGAAAAGACGTTCTCACCGTCGATCCGGAAACTGGGGATGTGAGTATTCGCGATCGCATTCTGTTTGATGAAGCTAGCGCAGAACTAAAACCAGAAGGAAAAAAGTTTTTGCAAGCTTTTATCCCACTATATAGTAAAGTGATATTTTCCAATCCGGAATTCGATAAACAGATTGCTCGTGTAATTATTGAAGGTCACACTAGTTCTAAAGGTTCCGATCCTAGTAACCTAAATTTAAGTTTGCAACGGTCTAAATCTGTGGCTGATTATATCTTATCAGATGAGATGAAATTTCCAGCTAAATCTCGATTTAAACAAAAACTGCTAGCGGCTGGCCGAGGTGAAATCGATGCTACACAGAATGTGGATGAACCGCGCGATCGCAAAGTGGTTTTCCGTTTCCAATTCCGCCGAGAAAACTTAGTTGAATTATACAATAAATTTCCGAAAAAATAA
- a CDS encoding transposase — protein sequence MYEYRKLTPEQKAELVQQRLANGYPPHSPPHQVRDRIFDLLTAACYEHKSHIKNESRRQQLLNHLFEALINRDMELLAWVILPNHYHLLVQVTNFDLLSKLFRSVHGSISRQWNLEENVTGRQIWYSYADRAIRSERHYYTTLNYIHYNPVKHGWVKSPYDWVESSVHWYLNHYGREWLRDSWIKYPVRDYGSGWDDIKNED from the coding sequence ATGTATGAATATCGGAAATTAACACCAGAACAAAAAGCTGAATTAGTTCAGCAACGCCTAGCTAATGGCTACCCGCCTCATTCTCCACCACATCAAGTACGCGATCGCATTTTTGATTTACTAACAGCAGCTTGTTACGAACACAAGTCTCACATTAAAAATGAATCTCGTCGCCAACAACTGCTAAATCATTTATTTGAAGCTTTGATCAATCGAGACATGGAATTACTGGCTTGGGTGATTTTACCTAATCATTATCATCTTTTAGTACAAGTTACAAACTTCGATCTTTTAAGTAAGCTATTTCGTTCGGTTCATGGATCGATATCTCGTCAATGGAATCTTGAAGAAAATGTAACAGGTCGTCAAATTTGGTATAGTTATGCTGACAGAGCTATTCGATCGGAACGACACTACTATACAACACTTAACTATATCCATTACAATCCTGTTAAGCATGGTTGGGTAAAATCTCCTTATGATTGGGTTGAAAGTAGCGTTCACTGGTATTTGAATCATTATGGAAGAGAATGGCTGCGCGATTCTTGGATTAAATATCCAGTGCGAGATTATGGAAGTGGTTGGGATGATATTAAGAATGAGGACTAA